The Corvus moneduloides isolate bCorMon1 chromosome 5, bCorMon1.pri, whole genome shotgun sequence genome includes a region encoding these proteins:
- the ABHD18 gene encoding protein ABHD18 isoform X4, producing the protein MARPMIKEACMASLLLENPYYGCRKPKDQLRSCLKNVSDLFVMGGALILESAALLHWLEREGYGPLGMTGISMGGHMASLAVTNWPKPLPLIPCLSWSTASAVFTTGVLSKAVNWRELEKQYFTQAVYEEEIIQMLEYCGTDSFKMGQDFVKNFPDSVDSLADMDMTSRIFSFESLNDTVSKEAVHSFTTNRSALSASSERLLIQDAPKMQCINQTFSTSSSSNKNLTSPQGHRINTRRRSDTLQRESLMFMKGVMDECTHVANFPVPVDPSLIIVVQAKEDAYIPRTGVRSLQEIWPGCEIRYLDGGHVSAYLFKQGLFRQAIYDAFDRFLQKYTM; encoded by the exons ATGGCACGGCCAATGATTAAAGAAGCCTGTATGGCTTCCCTGTTGCTAGAAAATCCTTACT ATGGCTGTAGGAAACCTAAGGATCAGTT acggtcatgtttaaaaaatgtctCGGACCTGTTTGTGATGGGAGGAGCTCTAATTCTAGAATCGGCAGCTCTTTTGCACTGGCTAGAGAGAGAAGGCTATGGACCACTAGGGATGACTGGAATATCCATGGGAGGACAT ATGGCTTCACTGGCAGTGACAAACTGGCCTAAACCATTGCCTTTGATTCCATGTCTTTCCTGGTCAACAGCCTCGGCAGTCTTCACTACG GGTGTGCTAAGCAAGGCAGTGAActggagagagctggagaaacaGTATTTTACACAAGCTGTGTACGAAGAAGAAATCATTCAAATGCTTGAATATTGTGGA ACAGATTCTTTCAAGATGGGACAAGACTTTGTTAAAAACTTCCCTGACAGTGTGGACAGTCTGGCGGATATGGACATGACTTCCAGAATATTCAGCTTTGAGTCCTTGAATGACACTGTATCTAAGGAAGCCGTTCACAGCTTTACCACAAACAGAAGTGCTCTAAGTGCCTCTTCAGAAAGACTCTTAATACAAGATGCTCCTAAAATGCAGTGCATAAATCAAACCTTTTCGACCAGTAGCAGTAGCAATAAAAACTTAACCAGTCCACAAGGACACAGGATAAATACAAGGAGAAGGAGCGACACTTTACAGAGAGAATCCTTAATGTTCATGAAGGGAGTAATGGATGAATGTACCCATGTAGCTAACTTCCCAG ttccAGTTGACCCAAGTTTAATCATAGTTGTACAAGCTAAGGAGGATGCGTACATTCCTCGCACTGGGGTGCGCAGCCTCCAAGAGATTTGGCCGGGGTGTGAAATCAGGTATCTGGATGGAGGTCATGTCAGTGCCTACCTCTTCAAACAAGGACTCTTCAG ACAAGCGATTTACGACGCGTTCGACCGCTTTCTCCAGAAATACACCATGTGA
- the ABHD18 gene encoding protein ABHD18 isoform X3 has translation MMRFQFIIPRRWNSKHRPVCIHLAGTGDHHFWRRRTLMARPMIKEACMASLLLENPYYGCRKPKDQLRSCLKNVSDLFVMGGALILESAALLHWLEREGYGPLGMTGISMGGHMASLAVTNWPKPLPLIPCLSWSTASAVFTTGVLSKAVNWRELEKQYFTQAVYEEEIIQMLEYCGTDSFKMGQDFVKNFPDSVDSLADMDMTSRIFSFESLNDTVSKEAVHSFTTNRSALSASSERLLIQDAPKMQCINQTFSTSSSSNKNLTSPQGHRINTRRRSDTLQRESLMFMKGVMDECTHVANFPVPVDPSLIIVVQAKEDAYIPRTGVRSLQEIWPGCEIRYLDGGHVSAYLFKQGLFRQAIYDAFDRFLQKYTM, from the exons ATGATGAG ATTTCAGTTCATCATACCCAGAAGATGGAATAGCAAGCACAGACCTGTGTGCATTCATTTAGCAGGCACTGGAGATCAT CACTTCTGGAGGAGACGCACATTAATGGCACGGCCAATGATTAAAGAAGCCTGTATGGCTTCCCTGTTGCTAGAAAATCCTTACT ATGGCTGTAGGAAACCTAAGGATCAGTT acggtcatgtttaaaaaatgtctCGGACCTGTTTGTGATGGGAGGAGCTCTAATTCTAGAATCGGCAGCTCTTTTGCACTGGCTAGAGAGAGAAGGCTATGGACCACTAGGGATGACTGGAATATCCATGGGAGGACAT ATGGCTTCACTGGCAGTGACAAACTGGCCTAAACCATTGCCTTTGATTCCATGTCTTTCCTGGTCAACAGCCTCGGCAGTCTTCACTACG GGTGTGCTAAGCAAGGCAGTGAActggagagagctggagaaacaGTATTTTACACAAGCTGTGTACGAAGAAGAAATCATTCAAATGCTTGAATATTGTGGA ACAGATTCTTTCAAGATGGGACAAGACTTTGTTAAAAACTTCCCTGACAGTGTGGACAGTCTGGCGGATATGGACATGACTTCCAGAATATTCAGCTTTGAGTCCTTGAATGACACTGTATCTAAGGAAGCCGTTCACAGCTTTACCACAAACAGAAGTGCTCTAAGTGCCTCTTCAGAAAGACTCTTAATACAAGATGCTCCTAAAATGCAGTGCATAAATCAAACCTTTTCGACCAGTAGCAGTAGCAATAAAAACTTAACCAGTCCACAAGGACACAGGATAAATACAAGGAGAAGGAGCGACACTTTACAGAGAGAATCCTTAATGTTCATGAAGGGAGTAATGGATGAATGTACCCATGTAGCTAACTTCCCAG ttccAGTTGACCCAAGTTTAATCATAGTTGTACAAGCTAAGGAGGATGCGTACATTCCTCGCACTGGGGTGCGCAGCCTCCAAGAGATTTGGCCGGGGTGTGAAATCAGGTATCTGGATGGAGGTCATGTCAGTGCCTACCTCTTCAAACAAGGACTCTTCAG ACAAGCGATTTACGACGCGTTCGACCGCTTTCTCCAGAAATACACCATGTGA
- the ABHD18 gene encoding protein ABHD18 isoform X5 translates to MGGALILESAALLHWLEREGYGPLGMTGISMGGHMASLAVTNWPKPLPLIPCLSWSTASAVFTTGVLSKAVNWRELEKQYFTQAVYEEEIIQMLEYCGTDSFKMGQDFVKNFPDSVDSLADMDMTSRIFSFESLNDTVSKEAVHSFTTNRSALSASSERLLIQDAPKMQCINQTFSTSSSSNKNLTSPQGHRINTRRRSDTLQRESLMFMKGVMDECTHVANFPVPVDPSLIIVVQAKEDAYIPRTGVRSLQEIWPGCEIRYLDGGHVSAYLFKQGLFRQAIYDAFDRFLQKYTM, encoded by the exons ATGGGAGGAGCTCTAATTCTAGAATCGGCAGCTCTTTTGCACTGGCTAGAGAGAGAAGGCTATGGACCACTAGGGATGACTGGAATATCCATGGGAGGACAT ATGGCTTCACTGGCAGTGACAAACTGGCCTAAACCATTGCCTTTGATTCCATGTCTTTCCTGGTCAACAGCCTCGGCAGTCTTCACTACG GGTGTGCTAAGCAAGGCAGTGAActggagagagctggagaaacaGTATTTTACACAAGCTGTGTACGAAGAAGAAATCATTCAAATGCTTGAATATTGTGGA ACAGATTCTTTCAAGATGGGACAAGACTTTGTTAAAAACTTCCCTGACAGTGTGGACAGTCTGGCGGATATGGACATGACTTCCAGAATATTCAGCTTTGAGTCCTTGAATGACACTGTATCTAAGGAAGCCGTTCACAGCTTTACCACAAACAGAAGTGCTCTAAGTGCCTCTTCAGAAAGACTCTTAATACAAGATGCTCCTAAAATGCAGTGCATAAATCAAACCTTTTCGACCAGTAGCAGTAGCAATAAAAACTTAACCAGTCCACAAGGACACAGGATAAATACAAGGAGAAGGAGCGACACTTTACAGAGAGAATCCTTAATGTTCATGAAGGGAGTAATGGATGAATGTACCCATGTAGCTAACTTCCCAG ttccAGTTGACCCAAGTTTAATCATAGTTGTACAAGCTAAGGAGGATGCGTACATTCCTCGCACTGGGGTGCGCAGCCTCCAAGAGATTTGGCCGGGGTGTGAAATCAGGTATCTGGATGGAGGTCATGTCAGTGCCTACCTCTTCAAACAAGGACTCTTCAG ACAAGCGATTTACGACGCGTTCGACCGCTTTCTCCAGAAATACACCATGTGA